The Chloroflexota bacterium genome window below encodes:
- a CDS encoding serine hydroxymethyltransferase produces the protein MAIDTRPGLETDDPRIWSLLQRDHARHNQTLNFIASENYASPAVLQALASHLNAKYAEGYPHARYYQGVALADDIETLAIERAKQLFGAEHANVQPHSGSSANMAAYYATLELGDGILGMDLSHGGHLTHGSPVSFSGKQFTFSSYHVDPETHVIDYDEVAALAREHQPKMIVAGASAYPRIIDWARFREIADEVGALFMADIAHIAGLVAAGVHPSPVPYADIVTTTTHKSLRGPRGGLILSKATYAKAIDRAVFPMLQGGPILGAVAARAVCFQEALQPEFKTYSEQVVKNAAALAGEMWDRGLSLVSGGTDNHLLLVSLLDRSYTGAKLAEALERVGIITSKSTVPGETRSPRQTSGVRFGTPALTTRGATEDQMRQIARAVALVAADPDNTSVLDDVAAEMRALADTLKPI, from the coding sequence ATGGCCATCGACACGCGCCCGGGGCTGGAGACGGACGACCCGCGGATCTGGTCGCTCCTCCAGCGCGATCACGCTCGCCACAACCAGACCCTCAACTTCATCGCCAGCGAGAACTACGCCTCGCCGGCCGTCCTCCAGGCGCTGGCCTCGCACCTGAACGCCAAGTACGCCGAGGGATACCCGCACGCCCGCTACTACCAGGGCGTCGCGCTGGCCGATGATATCGAGACGCTGGCTATCGAGCGGGCGAAGCAGTTGTTCGGCGCGGAGCACGCGAACGTCCAGCCGCACTCCGGCAGCAGCGCCAACATGGCGGCCTACTACGCCACGCTGGAGCTTGGCGACGGCATCCTGGGGATGGATCTCTCGCACGGCGGCCACCTGACGCACGGCAGCCCGGTCAGCTTCTCCGGCAAGCAGTTCACGTTCTCCTCGTACCACGTCGATCCGGAGACGCACGTCATCGACTATGACGAGGTGGCCGCGCTGGCCCGCGAACACCAGCCGAAGATGATCGTGGCGGGCGCATCGGCGTACCCGAGAATCATCGACTGGGCGCGCTTCCGCGAGATCGCGGACGAGGTCGGCGCGCTGTTCATGGCCGACATCGCGCATATCGCCGGGCTGGTGGCGGCCGGGGTGCATCCCAGCCCAGTCCCCTACGCCGACATCGTGACCACTACTACGCACAAGTCGCTGCGCGGACCGCGCGGCGGCCTGATCCTCTCGAAGGCGACGTACGCGAAGGCGATTGACCGGGCCGTCTTCCCGATGCTCCAGGGCGGCCCGATCCTGGGGGCGGTGGCGGCGCGCGCCGTCTGCTTCCAGGAGGCGTTGCAGCCGGAGTTCAAGACCTACAGCGAACAGGTCGTCAAGAACGCGGCGGCGCTGGCCGGCGAGATGTGGGATCGTGGCCTGAGCCTGGTGTCTGGCGGCACGGACAACCACCTGCTGCTGGTCAGCCTGCTGGACCGCTCGTACACCGGCGCGAAGCTGGCCGAGGCGCTGGAGCGGGTCGGGATCATCACCAGCAAATCCACAGTGCCCGGCGAGACGCGGTCGCCACGCCAGACCAGCGGCGTGCGCTTCGGGACGCCGGCGCTGACGACGCGCGGCGCAACGGAAGACCAGATGCGGCAGATTGCCCGGGCAGTGGCGCTGGTGGCAGCCGATCCGGACAACACGAGCGTCCTGGACGACGTCGCCGCCGAGATGCGGGCGCTGGCCGACACGCTCAAACCGATCTGA
- a CDS encoding DeoR/GlpR transcriptional regulator produces MAAEHTERPGPKSLLMRDRRGRIVDLVRQRGTVLVSELAEQFGVSAVTIRTDLEQLEQDGFLLRDRGGAVAPEQRSGLIAFEQRKSLAQDAKARIGRAAAGLVSPGDTIILDAGTTTVQMTPYLRTLGPLTVITNALNVAMEFRGVPDVRVVLLGGSLNFDTLSTHGILAEQGLDAVVVQKLFLGAQSVELQAGVTETSPEIARVKRAMVHAARQVILLADAQKWSRTGFIKVTPLSSIQTVVTDDALPDDARAAIEKAGAELILA; encoded by the coding sequence ATGGCAGCAGAGCACACTGAGCGGCCTGGGCCAAAGAGCCTCTTGATGCGGGATCGGCGCGGACGCATCGTCGATCTGGTGCGGCAGCGTGGCACAGTCCTCGTCAGCGAGTTGGCCGAGCAGTTCGGCGTCTCGGCCGTCACCATCCGCACCGACCTTGAGCAGCTCGAACAGGATGGCTTCCTGCTGCGTGACCGAGGCGGCGCGGTGGCCCCCGAGCAACGCAGCGGCCTGATCGCTTTCGAGCAGCGAAAGTCGCTGGCCCAGGATGCGAAAGCGCGCATCGGGCGGGCAGCGGCCGGGCTGGTCAGCCCGGGCGACACGATCATCCTCGACGCTGGCACGACGACCGTCCAGATGACGCCCTACCTCAGGACGCTCGGGCCGCTGACGGTCATCACCAACGCCCTCAACGTGGCGATGGAGTTCCGGGGCGTGCCGGATGTGCGGGTCGTGCTGCTGGGCGGCAGCCTCAACTTCGACACGCTCAGCACCCACGGCATCCTCGCCGAGCAGGGGCTGGATGCCGTGGTGGTGCAGAAGCTGTTCCTGGGGGCGCAGTCGGTGGAGCTTCAGGCTGGGGTCACGGAGACCTCACCGGAGATCGCGCGGGTCAAGCGGGCGATGGTCCATGCAGCCCGCCAGGTGATCCTGCTGGCCGATGCACAGAAGTGGTCGCGGACGGGCTTCATCAAGGTGACGCCGCTCTCGTCGATCCAGACCGTCGTCACCGACGACGCCCTGCCAGACGATGCGCGCGCGGCCATCGAGAAGGCGGGCGCAGAGCTGATCCTGGCCTGA
- a CDS encoding PTS fructose-like transporter subunit IIB: MKQVAAVVAGTGGAHTRLAAEALRKTGEVAGLKIAVEVQEPSGVKDVLPAQAIADADVVLLASDLSLDTSRFAGKTLYRTRTSEAIRHTQTVLDAALGNDGGVGTLARPAASSAPAVATVAAPAPAPARPPAPVAPLTNGSAPASAAAPAPAAQKRIVAITSCPTGIAHTFMAAEALQKAATRLGHIIKVETQGSVGAQNTLTAAEIAAADVVIIAADTKVDLSRFGGKPVAMASTKEAIHDGAAVVMSALSQPAPSAAASGPLAAGSLAETVEREKAQRSSQRTGPYKHLMTGVSYMLPVVVAGGLCIALAFAVGGIYAGDEQGTLGAALMQIGGKTAFGLIVAILSAFIAYSIADRPGIAPGLVGGMLAQSLGAGFLGGIVSGFLAGYFTQWLARSIKLPRNLEGLKPVLILPLISTLVVGLLMIYVIAPPVQVVLNALTGWLKAMQGANALLLGVLLGAMMAFDMGGPVNKASYTFAVGLLASQIYTPMAAVMAAGMTPPLGLALAAFLFKNRFDEEEREAEGAAAVLGLAFITEGAIPFAAKDPLRVLPSLMLGSAVAGGLSMLWGIQLLVPHGGVFSMLIPGAVTSPVLYLVAILAGSLVTTGALFILKRPLNANTQPATATAPAEAAVA; the protein is encoded by the coding sequence ATGAAGCAGGTTGCGGCGGTTGTCGCAGGGACTGGCGGGGCACACACTCGGCTCGCGGCCGAGGCCCTTCGCAAGACCGGTGAGGTCGCCGGTCTCAAGATCGCCGTCGAGGTGCAGGAGCCTTCCGGCGTCAAGGACGTCCTGCCCGCCCAGGCCATCGCAGACGCCGACGTCGTGCTCCTGGCATCCGATCTCTCGCTCGACACTAGCCGGTTCGCCGGCAAGACGCTCTACCGCACGCGCACCAGCGAGGCGATTCGCCACACCCAGACCGTCCTCGACGCGGCCCTGGGCAACGACGGCGGCGTGGGCACGCTGGCTCGGCCAGCCGCATCGTCCGCGCCAGCCGTCGCCACGGTCGCCGCCCCCGCGCCGGCGCCCGCCCGCCCGCCAGCCCCGGTGGCTCCGCTGACGAACGGCAGCGCGCCGGCGTCTGCTGCCGCCCCCGCTCCGGCCGCCCAGAAGCGGATCGTGGCGATCACCTCCTGCCCCACGGGCATCGCACACACGTTCATGGCGGCTGAGGCGCTCCAGAAGGCCGCCACCCGGCTCGGCCACATCATCAAGGTCGAGACGCAGGGCTCGGTCGGCGCGCAGAACACCCTGACGGCCGCCGAGATCGCCGCCGCCGACGTGGTCATCATCGCCGCCGACACGAAGGTTGACCTGAGCCGCTTCGGCGGCAAGCCGGTCGCGATGGCCTCGACCAAGGAGGCGATCCACGATGGCGCGGCGGTCGTCATGTCCGCCCTCAGCCAGCCGGCCCCGTCCGCTGCCGCGTCTGGCCCCCTGGCCGCCGGCAGCCTCGCCGAGACGGTCGAGCGGGAGAAGGCCCAGCGCTCCAGCCAGCGGACTGGCCCCTACAAGCACCTGATGACCGGCGTCTCCTACATGCTCCCGGTCGTGGTGGCGGGCGGCCTCTGTATCGCCCTGGCGTTCGCGGTCGGCGGCATCTACGCCGGCGATGAGCAGGGCACGCTCGGCGCGGCCCTGATGCAGATCGGCGGCAAGACGGCGTTCGGCCTGATCGTGGCGATCCTCTCGGCGTTTATCGCCTACAGCATCGCGGACCGCCCGGGCATCGCCCCCGGCCTCGTCGGCGGCATGCTGGCGCAGTCGCTTGGCGCAGGCTTCCTCGGCGGCATCGTCTCGGGCTTCCTGGCAGGCTACTTCACGCAGTGGCTGGCCCGCTCCATCAAGCTGCCGCGCAACCTGGAAGGGTTGAAGCCGGTCCTGATCCTGCCGCTGATCTCCACGCTGGTGGTCGGCCTGCTGATGATCTACGTCATCGCCCCGCCCGTGCAGGTGGTGCTGAATGCGCTGACCGGCTGGCTCAAGGCGATGCAGGGCGCCAATGCGCTGTTGCTCGGCGTGCTCCTCGGTGCGATGATGGCCTTCGACATGGGCGGCCCGGTCAACAAGGCGTCGTACACGTTCGCGGTCGGCCTGCTGGCCAGCCAGATCTACACTCCGATGGCTGCCGTGATGGCTGCCGGCATGACCCCGCCGCTCGGGCTGGCGCTGGCCGCCTTCCTGTTCAAGAATCGGTTTGACGAGGAGGAGCGTGAGGCCGAGGGTGCGGCGGCAGTCCTGGGGCTGGCCTTCATCACCGAAGGCGCGATCCCGTTCGCGGCCAAGGACCCGCTGCGGGTGCTCCCCTCGCTGATGCTCGGCTCGGCAGTCGCGGGCGGCCTCTCGATGCTCTGGGGCATCCAGCTGCTGGTCCCGCACGGCGGCGTCTTCTCAATGCTGATCCCGGGGGCGGTCACCAGCCCCGTGCTCTATCTGGTCGCGATTCTTGCAGGCTCACTGGTGACGACTGGGGCGCTGTTCATCCTGAAGCGCCCGCTCAACGCGAACACCCAGCCGGCGACGGCGACGGCGCCGGCAGAGGCGGCGGTGGCCTGA